Within Mytilus edulis chromosome 10, xbMytEdul2.2, whole genome shotgun sequence, the genomic segment TTTTTATCAGTAACTGCCCATCTCTATTTTCCATGTTTATCAATTGTTCTTACTTCCTTTAAACGGGATTTTGTCCCCGTCacatttgatttttacaaaagATACTCATGTCTATATCCGATTTATCATAGTTTGCTAGTCAAATAGATAGcgttcaaataaaatttatacattttaaatacttaCAAGTTGAAAATATCTTTCTAGAGTTATCATCAAAAAGATTTAGGTAGTCTTAATCCTTAAAAATGAGATAGGAATGCTTTACTCGAGCGCATGAAAAAACCCCAAGTAAAagcaatacattttgtaatatttggaGACTATTCCGAACCTTGCCATGAGTTTCTCCTTACTGATACTCTTCAACACTTTGAAACTAAATCAAGTCAGGTCCAAGtacataattttataatttgaaaccGTTTATAACACAGACTAATTGCTGCACGAACACCCATCGGTAACCtgcggctgttatctgctcttagGTCGGTttactgtctctttgacatatttcattttcaatgtttatcGAAGTGCAGAGACGTGTCAGACTGTCTATCGGAGACACAACATAGACGATATTGCTGACAATGGATGTTGATGTATATGATCGATTTAATGAACTATTTTGAAAACAACTTGGACCGTCTATTGACGCAAATCCGACGTCAATATCAAACAATGCAGTCTTtttcggccttcaacaacaagACAAACCTCAATAATTGAAACAAATCAAGAGGATTTTTCCTGCTGAAACCAAATTGCAGTAAtcaatgacaactactgaacaataTGCGATTATTCATAGGGCGGAGTTATAATTTAACAGAAAGCATAGCCTCCTCATGACATGTTACAGTGTTAAACAAACTTGCCAAATCACCTATACATGGGAAGACGAATATGATCGATATAGAACACAAGAGCAATTAACGGAAAGACAAACGTAAAAACACCGATCAAACAGAAAAGCAGTAACTGGATTAAACAGTTAAAAgcttcgtgatggcgtccgtaatatttacaaattgatGATTACAATTTCACTATTTGGATTTAAAATGAAAAGGtaacaattgggaagctgaaaccATCTCTTTTGTTCTTAAAGATTTGTTTGCAACCGACCTCCATAGTCGTTTTCTAGACATAAGTCCTAAATAACAGACAGGAGGTTAATGAAATTTTTACCCCGTTGTACATGATATGTAAATGTGAATACAATTATTGTTGAAGTTTTTGTTCATCAATTTGGAGTACAAATAGTCATTGTTACATTTTCTGTATATGCATCAGTCACTTTGCATTCAATAAAAacgtataaataaaggcaacagtagtataccgctgtttaaaactcataaatccatggacaaaaaaacaaaatcggggtaacaaactaaaacggagggaaacgcattaaatataagaggagaacaacgacacaacattatgATGTAACGCACACAGACACGGACTAAGCATTTTACAAAAtcctatgaaaataacaaatataacatcaaaaccaaatgcatgaatttgggatagataagtaccgtgacacgtcttagaGTAATGTGAATTAGTATAAAATGGCCTTTGCTGACATGTTAACTGTTGGTTTGAAAAAATTATAGCCGAGTACTTTGGTGGTGTAATGGAAAACAACTATTATGCATTTTTGCAAATCAAATCAGATGCTGTCAAAAGCCATAGCTGCCACCCACAGTTATAAAAGTATTTCAGCAAATCAAttcaaattaaagtaaaattaacaTTTACATGGATATGAAAATTGTGTCATGCTCCTTTTTTCTATGTGGTTTACCGTTTTGTTGTTATATGTTAAATAATATTCAATTGTTATcaaaaatttgtttgaaaattgacATAAATTTTACGACTATTTTAATTGTTCAGTTTTAGTACAATAACCAATGACAttcattacaaatatataaatctAAAATACTTAAAAGTTAATTCTTTCCTTATAGAAATCGTAATATAATGTGTGAatttcacaataaaatatcataCGGCGACATATGTCATCAATAAATAACATATGAAACCTTATTGCTTAATCGTTACTATCTATTACTCCAGAACATATTTATGCGAGAAATATACTTACCTTTATTTTGGCATTGCATGGTCATGTTTTACTCTCATCTTTTCATTTAATCAATTGGATGCTGGATGTTTACTGATTGatcttttaatcttttaatcCTTGAtacttgttttcttttaaaagggcctcggtggccgagtggtctagtctaagtagttactattgTAATCATCAACCAGACAACACTGAGTTGTAAGttcgggtgcactcgactccaatctcaattaactaggattgtcaggtttcctatcaaaggtcggtGGGTTTCACCgtgcactccggcttcctccaccaataaaatctGGCCACCACGATTAACCCAAAAGCGGAGCTTAAAAGTTGCGTTAAAACACCAAAGTCAAATCTCTTAAAAGTTATTAATGTCTTTGAACTCCGATGGTACCGCCACGTTCCTCGGTTACGACATGGACTGAGTGCTCACGAAtttgttaaaccccgccacattatctaTGTGTCTGTCCAATGTTATTTGTCGTTGGTATGTGTCTGTCATACATATGTATTTTGTTTCGaaaattgttttgtttcagattataccgttggttttctaAATTAAATTGTTTCAGTTGTTTCATGTTGAGGACTGTTATATatacggtatgtttttttttttcaatgcggTAGACCGTACGGTTGTCTATTTaagcaaacattttattttaacttgGGTTGATATTTTTCCCATTGGCAGTAAATATCACATCTCCCATTTTTGTTAAGGTTTCTTTTATTCTAGCgcctggcgtattgaattataatccttgtaGAAATATAGAACAATCCATGTTAAACTGCTGTAATTTACGCAATCGTTGTCTGATTTCTATTTTGTTATactgtacaattattttttataagttgtaTCAAATACATCAACACCCTGTtatcaacaaataacaaatttccAACAGTTGCTCTAATCTAACAAATGCTTAAAAATCACTTGACATACTGGGTGCCATTTTTCAACAGAGGTATCACAGATAGAAATCTGAAGGGTTTTGTCGCTGAgtcaataaatgtaaaaaataaaggcagatatgaaaaaaaaatcttattttatagTAGTTACAAGTCTTATGAATATAAACATCCTAGAGTTCATAACTTCAAACTATTGCTTGAATTAACTGCTTTGCTGACAACATTTAAAAATCATAACAATTAACATTAACTATGACAAGTTAAAGAATTCAGcatatttttatccaatttaaCGAATGATTGTCACGTGGTCATTTGCTTCCGTATAATACTTCctcatgtgttttataaattaataggATCATCAACACTAGTAGTCACTAAGGAGTTTATTTTAAGTGGTGTTACATTCGTAAGTAAATAAAGATGGCTGAAATACAAATGCAGGATTACGAAGAAATCAGAAGAGAGAATGATGACCATAAATATGACGATTTACAGATCGACGAGAAAAAAGTCAAAATAGACCACGTGTTAGTTCCTTCatggaaaaaatggattaaaACGAACTGTCTGGCACTAACCATATATATGGTGTCAACTGGATTCATACTGACTGTTATCTATTTTACTGTTATAGGTAGGATTGAAATAAATAGCATTTTCATTCTCGAGCATGTTTCTCTATGTTTTTGAAGAATGAACAATACCTTAAAGACCTAATCGCTAATTCAATgttctacaactttgtacttgtttggctttataactattttgatctgtacttcactgatgagtcttgtttagacgaaacgcacatctggcgtactaaattataatcctggtacctttgatgactgTGTTCAATCCCTATTCTTTGTCAACAAATGGTGATCTtcttatattttcatataagtaAGGGAATTGTTACAGCAATGAAGTTACATTAGCTTACAATACAGCTTGTGTTTTGTTCATTATGGAAAGCTGTTCAGTAACACCGAAGCTGTTTACATCACTGGTGGGAAATTTTATTCGTGAAATCAAACAACATCTTCTCAAACAGAACttaaatattgtttgtcatcttaaagcaattaatttagaaaaaaaccaaTGATTTTATATGCTATCTACATTAAGGTATCACTACTATTATTTTAACCTTTGAATGAAAATCCAAGCTATATTTGTCGTGGCTTGCAATTTaaggtttttgttttttaatttagctCAGCTAGGACAGAAATTATTGGATATTGATATGAGATTGACAGCAATTGAAAGGCAAAATGGGACGAAACTGCGAGAGAGCGAAAACAGAGAGAGTACCGACCTAGGTATATATGAATCAACACAATGAACAAATACATCTAATGTCTTTGTTTCTTACGTCTATCTTATCGAGCTCTGTTTTCATTTTTAGGAGGAAAGATAGGCAAACCTCTCAAAATGATTATTCCTATACCCACATAAAGGTGAAGAATGAATTAAAACGTACGATTGTTCATTTGTGAGTTTTGGAGTGTCGGAATAGGTAAAAGTGTACTTTATAAATACCTCCACTTATCTTGTCCTTTTCTCCCCCGTAAATACATTTACACCATACACACTGCATTTGTCTTTATATTCCATGTCTGTGGGGATCATTTCATCAATTGAtctaaaaaacttaaaaagattgaatttagaaaaataaaatgttttgctgAGTGCAGCCTtttacgaccacagaggtcgaactcTGAACTGGAATTctacatttatttgaattttgtaaaacataaaacttttacaaatctATATATGCAAGGCTGTTAACCAAACTGAATATGCAAAATCCCCATCATGTATGAGTGTAAGGGTTCATTGGTATCCTTTGGTGATGAATGTTTATTGGTCTATTTAGATAATTAATTAATCTATATGTGTTTTCTCTGTAATGTCTTGTTGGTTAGATGACTTAGTCGGGTATTTGAGACAGTCTTATACGTTCTTAGTGTATATGCCCCAATTGGTTTAAATACAGTCTTGTACAAGGAAACGAAATTTCTGAAAAACAATAGATAAGTATTACCTTACGTCGAAAACACATTTGTATTTGTGCATTTTAgttcaatacttttaaaaaatgatttaatttattCCAGATACTCATACAACGTGTTACAATGGTGGAATCTCTGAAAAAACTAATAATGAATACATATGCGTCTGTGCAAAGGGATTCCTCGGTAAACAATGTGGATATTCAGGTAAGgtattaaatatataaacaaaattagttCGGTTGGCCCGAAGCCCATGTCTgggtttactttttatttgtatactaACTCTACTGGATCAGGAACATTCAGACAACAAAAAGGATTATTGGATgagtatatctatatatactcTAGTTGTCAGAATAATTTTCAACTCAGGACACATTAACACATATGATGTCCTCAAATACTTGAGTTTGAATATGTCTGAAGAAAAATTATTGTTTAACAACTTATGAATACGCATTTTTAACGCTGTAGTAAGACTTAAAATTGTACTGTTAGATTATAAAGTCTATTACACAAATAACTAGCGGCTTTTCGGCAGGTTTAGGTATCTATTCTTGTGTAATCATAATTATCGTTAAGTAAGGAGTTATGTCGTTAATGAATAGTGCGGTTCTCTGACTTGTTAGTAAGAGAAAGAAACCCTTGGTTGTGTATAGGTTTTATAAACCGTTTTTATGGCaacgcaacgaagttgtcggtgtcatatagttttacccttgtccgtcattctGTCTTTCTGTCATTCCGTCACTCCGTGattccacaacaaaccattatacggagtttttttctaaacgcctacAGATTAAGttaaagtttcgttccgctccgcttaTTTATACCAATATTAAGAGTTtccaactttgaaaattgttgaaaatcccagttatacggactttttttacgcctccagattttgagctgattttttttaaatgtgagaCTACcttcatgtttgtgtccacatgtgtaattgaaattgcagatttttcaactttttgagacggggtcATATatgttgctttgacacatctatTCTTAATGTATAGTACTGTCGTTTATACACCGTGGTTAGGAATTTAATTTGCTAGATTTACAAACGGTTTGTTTAAATACAACATGATAATGAAGGCATTAGTTGTAACATTGTAGAATAGATAATTCGGTTATCCAGGGAGTTTATATGTTGTAAACATGGCTGAAGTTATCATATATAAATTAGTAGGTTTACAATTGGATTTTTTGATCATTgagattaaataaaacaaatccaaaaAGTGTAGTTAATTTGCAGTCATATAGAAGGAGGGCTACACTATTTAGGGATATAAGTTGGAGTCCCAAATTTTATTGTGAATTTCAAGATTTTTAGGTAGGTTCAAAGtatgttatttacatttaaaacactTATGTGTGATTCTTTATTAGCCAAAAAGATAATATATTCATTATGCagagatatataaaaaacagAACATAActagaaaaactatataaaagagggatgaaagataccagagggacattcaaactgtAAGATCAAAGAAGAAGTGATAACGCCATtgctacaaaagaaaaaaaaaccaaacagacaaacaaacaaacattagtAAACAAAAAGAATCGAAGAAGgaataagactgagcaacacgaaccccaacaacaATGAGGGGTGATCTCAGGATAAAAATCGGAACAATGAACAACAGCATTTTGGAAGATTGAAAACGACGTTCTGTATTGTAACGGTTTAGGTTGttatgggttcgtgttgtttattctttagttttttatattgtgtcatgtgtactattgtttgtctgtttgtcctttttatttttagccaaggtgttgtcagtttatttttgatttatgagattgactgtccctctggtatctctcgtccctcttttataccctCTTGAGGTTTAGAACTAGGATGCAATTAGTTTGATGACGGTTCACAAAACGACAAGAGATTTCGttttaatttaaaagatcatGTATTTCTTCTGCACAAATTGTTTACagataaaggtaacagtagtatacagatgtGCAAAACTCAAAAATCGATAGAAACAAagaaatccgggtcacaaaccagaaccgagggaaacgcattaaatataaaaggaaaatgacgatacaacattaaaatgtaacacatacagaaacgaaccaAGCATTAAACAGAATCTGATTAGAATACCAAATATAACTTCGAAACTGGATATAATGAATTggggatagaaaagtaccatgacacgtcttataataatttgaattcacactcaaatataagaggaaacaaacgacacaaagtaaacacaacgttaaaatgtaacacatacagaaacgaactataatgtaacactTGCCATATGCCTGAcgtggtacaggacattttttaaaagaaaacaatggtgagttgaacctggttttgtagcatgTCAAACCTCCTGCTTTAATGTCCATGTTAAtacaacatttaaatgacaacacaacattacaggactacaatacaaataaataggagaacatatttgacaaagaaacacacgaatatgAGCTAACAATAGGCACCAAGTTTAAATTTTAATACGTCAGAAGTGCGTTTTATTGCAAAAATAGagtaaaaatgtcacatattttccCAGAAATttggccaaaaataaaatttcaatccccTAGAGGAtatcttttctgaaattgtttacatatatctatcacgaattaaaattaaaagcattTGTCTCTcgtccatttttgttttataaaactgcGTCAAAAAGCGTATGaaaaaacagtgtttttaaatattcgaccatacggtgacatataattgttaatttctatgtcatttggtgtcctgttgagagttgtctcattggcaattataccacatcttcttatttttatactacaatTTCTGGACAGGCGGAAAATACGGACAGTCAAACAAAAATAGCCCATTAAACAAGTAAAAGATGATATTGATGTTCTTAAAAACTAACTCTGAAGGTTAAAGTATTCATCAGCTGTCTTCGAATGAATTTTGATCCTTACTTACTTTCCTATTTGACAAATCCTTTGGACCAAAATGCAGGATCTACTTTCCTTCCGAAACACCGGAGATCATCCCAGGTTTtattgggtttcgtgttgctaagtttttcgttttgtatgttgtgctatgtgtactgctgtttgtcttctcgtcctCTCCGTTTTTCGTTttggctgtgtcggtttgttttttACCTTTGAGTTCGATTgttctttttatatcttttgtttcTCTTTTAAAACTTTATCCCTCCTTGCAAAAGTACCAACACGTACTATTCATGGAAGGGTTTAagtacagttaaaaataaatagtgaCAATAAATTTTTGAAGAAGCAAAGTTATGAGAGTTCATCAGAGCTTCACACATTTTTATAGAATCCTGTAGCAGTCATGAATACTCGTATATGGCCGAGTAGAGATTGAAaagtggtcgaatgtggtcgcaTATAGATCGTGTatggtcgagttggtctgggacGAAAAAAATAAGAGAAGTCGCTGTGATCATAAAGTGATCTTTTAAagatcgaaatgatcgagtaaTGATCGATAAGctatttgtattccgaccaaactcgatctctgCACGATCCTTTTCCGATCAAATCGACCGCTACTCGACAAATTCTTGAGTGACaggcttctcgatccttactcgaatgtttttgacatgtcaaaaactctcgggtagaaagtcagatcgatgaaaACCAAGGTAGATCACCCCGAATATTCTTGTCGATTGAgacagaccagtctcccgatcgctTAATTTGTCTTAATCAAGATTGATCGAGTTGGTCTGATCGACAATGTTAACCTAGCTTTAAAGTTTTTGAACATGTTTTGTATGTTTTCGTTTTCTCGAAAATAAAAAGCACATCAATTCCGTAGGAATGAGCTGTCTTTAATTCTTGACGCCAGAAAATTGTGCAATGAGTTATTCTTCAttattcaagaaataaaatacTTCATACGAACTAGTCATTGGTCACCTTATCTATGTAGCTATTTCAGAATACATAACGTAATACatggtaattatttttttttttggatatttgGTTATACACGCAACTTATTTGCTATTTGAAACCAtgcttttgttattttgttaagtAAAACAAAGTCAATTTGATAAACAAAGTATGGTTTTTGGCTGAGAGTCACTTGCCTGCTAGCTAGTGTATTTATACTGTCATTGTTAAACTTTGATGATTTCATTATATTATGGATTTGTGCCTACTCTCTAATTCTAATGGGTAATCGATCCCTTTGTGTCCTTTCCTTTTTTCTAATCACTATACAATGACAAATGTTTAATGAAAATCATATGAATTATAAAAGTCGTGTCTCCCCAATTTCGTTGAATAAAGAATACATGTTTGATTTCCATTTATTACAAATTTACTTCTGTTAATGTCCCCATGCCAAAGACAAATCGTGTAATATAAAACTGTCCTGTCTGCACTTTCACAATGTTTAACTTTCCCAAATGGTATTGAAATGTGTAATCACACGAGATAATAtgcaatcatcaatcaatcatatgAAGTGTCTAgttttacattgtatataatttCCTTTTAGAAAATCATGCACTAAACAACACATCAAAATAAGGTAATATGTTTATCCAGGCACGATTTATATGTGCCTGTTCGGGTTGCAGTCTCCGATAATATTTGTATCTGATGTGCTTTTGTAATATTCACGGTGATAgctatcaaattgagaatggaaatgaggactGTAAAAGGGatacaacaactcgaccatagagcagacaacagcctatATGTAGTATTATCCAATAATTGTCATATGAGTTTTACTCATTGTCACCAGTTCTTGTTCAAATCCTTTTCGTTGTTGGATGGTAGACAATGTACTTTAAACCCCAGTTATTGGaagtatatttgatttattttattattaaattcaaAAGATACTTTTAAGACTCGAGTATGAATTATGTATAACCAAAATGCTTAGTTTTCTCTGGAAgctttttttgcaaatatttgttacatagtgtattaacttatatattttatacaggTGGAAAAGACACAAGTTTCTTGGTAATTTTTCAAGAAAGACTTTCTTGTTGTCCGACAACGACGAAAATTTTGGTAGCATCAGAAAATACAACACGTCTTTCAATTCGTTATTTCAACGAGAACAAAATTCATACTATCACTATGGACAAAAGTAATACAGAATATAATCTGAGTAAAAGTGTTTTACCGTCTGATGGAATACATATGGCTGGAGTAGAACTTCACTCAGATGAAGGAATAAATGTTTACGGATTTTTCCTCGGAACCGAAGACTCAGGGGGATACTCATCAATGCCTACGAGATTTGCCTCTACCAAATACATTATATCAACCCTACCTGCATTTACTAGTCTTAAAAATATGATAGCACTTACACCATGCTATCAAAATACAGTTGTCagtataaatttgaaattgaaaagtgGATCTGTATCATATGACAACAAGCAGTATAGTAACAACGATACGATTAGAATAATGGTAAACAAGTATGACACATTTCAGTTATCAGCTACATCTGACTTATCAGGAACCATGGTAACATCATCAAAACCAGTAATTGTTGTTAGCGGTAATCAGTGTAATTTTGCAGTACCAGACAATATTCGAGCGGGTAGTTGTAATCCATTTATAGAATCAGTATTACCTACTGATCAACTAGACGATATGTTTATAACTCCGTATATATCTACACGTTTAAATAATACTGTACGTATACAGGCGGTAAATAGTACTAATCTAACTATTAAAACTGGTAACAAGACAATATCAAAAACACTAAACGCAAGAgatttctttgatttttattACAACACGATCTCTTTtatttcatcatctcaagacataCTTGTCACGTCATATCCACACGGGTTAAGTAAAAGCAAAGGAGGTCCTTTTATGATGACGATTCCGGGTGTAAATCAATACCTTTATGAATATGACTTCGTAGTACCAACAGGATTTGACAGCTACATAAGCATAACGGTGCAGAGCGATGCTACTGATGAGCTTTTCCTGGATGGAAATTCTTCAAAAAGTCAAAGTAGTGCTTTTAGCATTTCTGAAGGAATGAACAATTTTAGCACTTTCAGTCTGCCTATATCGACAGGGCCTCATCGTATAGAACATGAAAAGAAAGTTCGGTTTGGTTTATGGATTTACGGCAATGGAGATCCTTTTAAAGGCTACGGATACCCTGCTGGAATGGCTTATAACGCTTACAATTAAGTAAACTGATATTTTGCATAAACGAAATTGTGTTGTTGAGTTATAATTAAACATAACAGAATGATTACCTTATTTCTCTTCCTTTTTATTGTCactatttgatttgttttgttaatgATTAAACACCTCGGAGTCCTCTATTTTTTCtcaattatcaaattttcataaaaatacacAACGGACCCATAAAGCACTATCATGAAAAATTATGTTATTCATTACAGCGccattatttatatcaaaatcagttttttttcaataattgtatCTGGCAAAATacgttttaatatatatatttcaaaacatttagtaATTC encodes:
- the LOC139491884 gene encoding IgGFc-binding protein-like — translated: MAEIQMQDYEEIRRENDDHKYDDLQIDEKKVKIDHVLVPSWKKWIKTNCLALTIYMVSTGFILTVIYFTVIAQLGQKLLDIDMRLTAIERQNGTKLRESENRESTDLDTHTTCYNGGISEKTNNEYICVCAKGFLGKQCGYSGGKDTSFLVIFQERLSCCPTTTKILVASENTTRLSIRYFNENKIHTITMDKSNTEYNLSKSVLPSDGIHMAGVELHSDEGINVYGFFLGTEDSGGYSSMPTRFASTKYIISTLPAFTSLKNMIALTPCYQNTVVSINLKLKSGSVSYDNKQYSNNDTIRIMVNKYDTFQLSATSDLSGTMVTSSKPVIVVSGNQCNFAVPDNIRAGSCNPFIESVLPTDQLDDMFITPYISTRLNNTVRIQAVNSTNLTIKTGNKTISKTLNARDFFDFYYNTISFISSSQDILVTSYPHGLSKSKGGPFMMTIPGVNQYLYEYDFVVPTGFDSYISITVQSDATDELFLDGNSSKSQSSAFSISEGMNNFSTFSLPISTGPHRIEHEKKVRFGLWIYGNGDPFKGYGYPAGMAYNAYN